One window from the genome of Kaistella carnis encodes:
- a CDS encoding GreA/GreB family elongation factor, producing the protein MSRGFVKEDDQEEVPLVPPRADLPTGTENFVTQNGMDSLLKEKEELLREQENLDSSQEKDYRIAFNHLNAKFQLLNERIGSAKIVNSTKLPQDEVHFGATVTFKNVENNATQTFQLVGVDEANISRKKISFITPLAKALMHKKVGEQAILNLGERKSIFEILKIKY; encoded by the coding sequence ATGAGCAGAGGATTTGTAAAAGAAGATGATCAGGAAGAAGTTCCGTTGGTTCCACCAAGAGCCGATTTACCAACTGGAACGGAAAATTTTGTGACGCAAAACGGAATGGATTCTTTACTCAAAGAAAAAGAAGAATTGCTGAGGGAACAGGAAAATTTAGATTCTTCTCAAGAGAAAGACTACCGAATTGCCTTTAATCATCTCAATGCAAAATTCCAGTTATTGAATGAAAGAATTGGGTCTGCAAAAATTGTGAATTCTACAAAACTACCTCAAGATGAAGTTCATTTTGGCGCAACAGTTACCTTTAAAAATGTAGAAAATAATGCGACTCAAACTTTTCAATTGGTTGGTGTGGATGAAGCCAATATTTCGCGGAAGAAAATTTCTTTCATTACGCCTTTAGCAAAAGCATTGATGCATAAGAAAGTAGGCGAACAGGCAATTTTAAATTTGGGTGAAAGGAAAAGTATTTTTGAAATTTTGAAAATAAAATATTAA